From Ignatzschineria sp. RMDPL8A, a single genomic window includes:
- the rpmI gene encoding 50S ribosomal protein L35 has product MPKLKTNSSAKKRFAKNGGGNFKRHSSHRSHILTKKSTKRKRHLRADKLVSAADKKSISRLMPYA; this is encoded by the coding sequence ATGCCAAAATTAAAAACGAATAGTAGTGCGAAAAAGCGCTTTGCCAAAAATGGCGGCGGTAACTTTAAGCGCCATTCTTCACACAGAAGTCATATCCTCACAAAGAAATCAACTAAACGTAAAAGACATTTACGTGCAGATAAATTGGTTTCCGCTGCGGACAAAAAGTCAATTAGCAGATTAATGCCGTACGCATAA